A window of Trichoderma atroviride chromosome 3, complete sequence contains these coding sequences:
- a CDS encoding uncharacterized protein (EggNog:ENOG41) yields the protein MSSTENTSPPMAEQGISANTQSPPDRNKKKRIRNWTADDRAAHRVFERSRREAFKERLTTLASLIPSLRSTDPNRLSKHVVIDQSVALHKAEQQRIVASDQKLHRLAAERDELLSELNTWRLNAGLEGHQARVIADEPETVPMPIMGELDTAMLRSSISSIGMGEEQGPTGGGPIYLEEQSSFTPTEHELPPEAVLVPAAETELPPASTSAGTGIPWMPAEMNFSIPNSIPLDGEFHADALNKSPSYTHLPMAYGMATNNLDGEALHFNTAMMHMSDPSSYHDDSYIYNG from the exons ATGTCATCCACCGAGAACACTTCGCCTCCCATGGCAGAGCAGGGCATTTCGGCGAACACGCAGTCGCCGCCGGACaggaacaagaagaagcggattAGGAACTGGACAGCAGACGACCGAGCAGCCCATCGGGTGTTTGAGAGATCGCGGCGGGAGGCGTTCAAAGAGCGATTGACA ACGCTTGCAAGCCTCATACCGTCACTGCGATCAACCGACCCGAACCGACTCTCCAAACACGTCGTCATCGACCAAAGCGTTGCACTCCACAAAGCCGAGCAGCAGAGAATAGTTGCATCCGACCAGAAGCTCCATCGTCTTGCAGCCGAGCGTGATGAACTCCTCTCTGAGCTCAACACATGGCGGTTGAACGCTGGCCTCGAAGGGCACCAGGCCCGAGTTATAGCTGATGAGCCCGAGACTGTTCCAATGCCAATAATGGGCGAGTTAGACACTGCGATGCTAAGAAGCAGCATTTCATCTATTGGAATGGGCGAAGAGCAGGGACCGACAGGCGGCGGCCCCATATATCTAGAAGAGCAGTCTTCATTCACGCCTACAGAACATGAGCTCCCACCCGAGGCAGTTTTGGTTCCGGCAGCCGAGACAGAATTGCCACCGGCATCAACATCTGCAGGCACGGGAATTCCATGGATGCCCGCTGAAATGAATTTCTCTATTCCCAACTCGATTCCTCTAGATGGCGAGTTTCACGCTGATGCACTCAATAAATCACCATCCTACACTCATCTACCGATGGCGTATGGTATGGCCACCAATAATCTGGATGGAGAAGCCCTACATTTCAACACAGCAATGATGCACATGTCTGATCCATCATCATATCATGACGATTCATACATCTATAATGGCTGA
- a CDS encoding uncharacterized protein (EggNog:ENOG41~TransMembrane:12 (i104-122o142-163i175-193o205-226i238-260o266-285i354-376o388-409i421-443o455-475i487-507o519-538i)), with protein sequence MAHSPDLKPKDEFISYVEPSGPSLSRNVNAKIWNPLMGISKDNLQSQVRAFCREYGFEDKEDTFFRGALAAQNPRDYEDIPELTDDDKYWLRREVTNRWHLPKALYYTIALCSLGSAIQGWDNTGANGANLSFPKEFGIEDNGWLVGVINSGPTLFGLLSAWAADPVNNLLGRRGTVFVTGLFCIFPVLAQAFTQNWWGLMICRLFMGLGMGIKISTIPVFSAEVAPASIRGGLVTSFQLWVSFGMFVGYCCNLIFYRIGKLAWRFQLASAFAPAIPVVIFVWFCPESPRWLMKKGRYVESFQSFCRLRNTEMQSARDLYYAHCQVMEEKDAFAGVSFWHRAWELFSVPRLRRAVVASGWIVISQQFSGINIMAFYSSTIFVEAGYSTLSSLLASMGFGLVLFVFAFPAVYTMDTFGRRNLLLTTFPNMAWCLLAAGLCFLMSNDNSARIPCIAFFIYLFTAFYGPGMGPLPSIYFAEAFPLSHRELGAGLTICINNAVGSALSLTFPSLLKGLGPTGAFGFYAGLNMLAFVVIFFIVPETMKRTLEELDFIFGVPTRRHISYQVGTWLPWFIKKYIFFQRKAKLEPLYKLDGVDDTSSA encoded by the exons ATGGCTCATTCACCAGACTTGAAGCCCAAGGATGAGTTCATTTCTTACGTTGAACCCTCTGGCCCCAGCCTTTCTCGCAATGTCAACGCCAA GATTTGGAACCCTTTGATGGGTATTTCAAAAGATAACCTACAATCTCAAGTCAGAGCCTTTTGCAGAGAGTATGGCTTTGAGGACAAGGAAGATACCTTCTTCCGAGGTGCTCTGGCAGCCCAGAATCCAAGGGACTATGAAGATATTCCAGAGCTGACAGACGATGACAAGTATTGGCTGAGGCGCGAAGTCACAAACCGGTGGCATTTGCCCAAGGCTCTTTACTACACCATCGCTCTTTGCTCCCTTGGATCAGCAATCCAAGGCTGGGATAACACcggcgccaatggcgcaAACCTGTCATTCCCCAAAGAATTCGGCATTGAAGATAACGGGTGGCTCGTTGGAGTTATCAACTCGGGTCCAACTCTCTTTGGCCTCCTCAGCGCATGGGCCGCTGACCCAGTAAACAACCTTCTTGGTCGACGGGGAACAGTCTTCGTCACGGGCCTGTTTTGTATCTTTCCAGTCTTGGCGCAAGCATTCACGCAGAACTGGTGGGGTTTAATGATTTGCCGCTTGTTCATGGGCCTCGGAATGGGTATCAAGATCTCGACAATCCCAGTCTTCTCCGCAGAGGTCGCACCAGCGTCTATTCGTGGTGGGCTAGTAACTAGTTTTCAGCTTTGGGTATCCTTTGGCATGTTTGTGGGATACTGCTGCAATCTGATCTTTTATCGGATTGGAAAGCTGGCTTGGAGGTTCCAACTTGCATCTGCTTTTGCACCGGCAATTCCAGTTGTCATATTCGTGTGGTTTTGTCCCG AATCACCTCGGTGGCTGATGAAAAAGGGACGATATGTCGAGTCTTTCCAATCATTTTGCCGATTGAGGAATACTGAGATGCAATCGGCAAGGGACTTGTACTATGCCCACTGTCAAGtgatggaagagaaagatgcgTTTGCTGGCGTCAGCTTTTGGCACCGAGCCTGGGAGTTATTCTCTGTGCCTCGATTGCGCCGCGCAGTTGTTGCCAGCGGATGGATCGTCATCAGCCAACAGTTTTCTGGGATCAACAT TATGGCCTTCTACAGCTCAACAATCTTCGTCGAGGCAGGCTATTCGACTCTCAGCAGCTTGCTCGCTTCAATGGGCTTTGGTCTCgttctttttgtctttgctttCCCGGCAGTATATACCATGGATACGTTTGGCCGTCGAAATTTGCTCTTGACAACATTCCCAAATATGGCTTGGTGTCTCCTTGCCGCTGGACTTTGTTTCTTGATGTCAAATGACAACAGCGCTCGAATTCCCTGcattgccttcttcatctaCCTCTTCACTGCTTTCTATGGACCCG GTATGGGTCCATTGCCATCAATTTACTTTGCTGAGGCATTCCCTCTGTCTCATCGCGAGCTTGGCGCCGGTCTGACCATTTGCATCAATAATGCTGTTGGCAGCGCTCTGAGCCTTACTTTCCCTTCGCTCTTGAAGGGACTTGGGCCTACTGGCGCATTTGGATTCTACGCGGGATTAAACATGCTTGCATTTGTAGTCATATTTTTCATCGTTCCTGAGACAAT GAAACGGACACTGGAAGAGCTCGACTTTATATTTGGCGTGCCAACGCGGCGCCATATTTCGTATCAAGTTGGTACTTGGCTGCCGTGGTTCATTAAGAAGTACATCTTTTTCCAGCGCAAAGCGAAACTGGAGCCTCTTTATAAGCTGGATGGTGTAGACGACACATCAAGCGCATAG
- a CDS encoding uncharacterized protein (EggNog:ENOG41~TransMembrane:1 (o535-555i)) codes for MEQRTSPSDSTPDRDSQQPATQPTHRRARTRARISAACVRCQKRKIRCDGVLPACTGCQKAGVRCVDGGTSREIPRNYLTDLEQRVSWLESIVRDRCPDVDLGSGPGRPSPAKAASAARLNSKDSPEESSPHEITEQMSLVSISGGSDLRYLGPSSGLFFTKFVLAGLAHVADIETVNLRGTGSDDSDELLPGDLVDLQAKDFPNDKRQTLFLTQIYIDSVHLQWPFLHEPTLLGIIDRIYNGALLDPLEEFHVFMVLAIGATIYGRRSRRHMLGEGYYASALQRLDTVFRTPSLATCQCLLLMEMYTLHDPSSGLNLWQLHYHSLASCLELGLHRDVRNPRHFNPLQIELRTRIFWCTYAMNRQLCTTMGRPLGFFDEQCELRIPLDVNDDELTEEGVRPSSRPPGSVTTMSSAIHLFKYARLSSEIKVVIFCTDRSYPPYVTPAITDMSAWRTDAINRIRQWRQDIPKHPEGDRMAYLNDLCEIRYHELMMLILRPNPVFQQPTKAAMGECFSSAIACSKLYAKLHNENQLRYGWLTVHSLFLCIMTIFYCVWTPDSIAEQVNFDCLTQSLKAASDVLSATGEYWPEAKRSRDVLDRIFSATMRRFSPRQEFPKGVPLLSSSDSQPGSVAPSTSMTDGTSASSQSGNSPYGDALLSTVEGFVTSAPADAILGPGEGLLPPGEPALGSQPLSLADLPDMVAEFPAYPTTTLDSFMSTDWLSYFMNAEDFGGMGMMDDSFGGLGGLDLVTDVSGWYQGNNMGVMQ; via the exons ATGGAGCAAAGAACCAGCCCCAGCGACTCGACTCCAGACCGCGATTCGCAACAACCCGCGACTCAGCCCACTCACAGAAGAGCGAGGACTCGGGCCCGGATAAGCGCAGCGTGTGTGAGATGTCAAAAGCGGAAGATTAGG TGTGATGGAGTTCTACCGGCATGTACAGGCTGTCAGAAGGCCGGCGTCCGGTGTGTGGATGGTGGTACCTCGCGTGAGATACCTCGAAA CTATCTAACGGACCTTGAACAGCGAGTTTCATGGCTGGAATCCATTGTTCGTGATAGATGTCCAGATGTTGACCTCGGCTCAGGGCCAGgaaggccatcgccagccaaggcggcatcagcagcacgCCTGAATTCTAAAGATTCTCCAGAAGAGTCTTCGCCTCATGAGATTACGGAGCAAATGAGTCTCGTCTCTATTTCCGGCGGCTCAGACCTTCGATACTTGGGTCCCTCcagcggcctcttcttcaccaaatTCGTGCTTGCGGGCTTGGCGCACGTCGCAGACATTGAGACTGTAAACCTTCGCGGCACCGGAAGCGACGACAGTGACGAGCTCTTACCAGGAGATTTAGTTGACTTGCAAGCAAAGGACTTTCCAAATGACAAGAGACAGACCCTATTCCTCACTCAGATATACATCGACTCCGTTCATCTTCAGTGGCCTTTCTTGCACGAGCCCACTCTCCTTGGCATTATTGACAGGATTTACAATGGAGCACTATTGGATCCCCTGGAAGAGTTCCACGTCTTTATGGTTCTGGCAATCGGAGCCACGATTTATGGTCGGCGATCGCGGCGGCACATGCTGGGCGAAGGCTATTATGCTTCTGCATTGCAGCGTCTGGATACCGTTTTTAGAACACCGTCCCTCGCTACTTGCCAATGCCTCTTATTGATGGAGATGTATACCCTCCATGACCCTTCTTCAGGATTGAATCTCTGGCAGCTTCACTACCATTCGCTGGCCTCATGTTTGGAACTCGGCTTGCATCGCGATGTTCGAAATCCCCGCCACTTTAATCCCCTTCAAATCGAACTGCGCACGCGAATCTTTTGGTGCACATATGCCATGAACCGACAGCTCTGCACTACAATGGGGCGGCCGCTGGGCTTTTTCGATGAGCAGTGTGAATTAAGA ATACCCTTGGACGTAAACGATGATGAGTTGACTGAGGAAGGAGTACGGCCTTCTTCGAGGCCTCCTGGAAGCGTTACGACAATGTCAAGCGCAATCCATCTTTTCAAATACGCCCGACTCAGCTCTGAAATCAAGGTGGTCATCTTTTGCACTGACCGAAGCTATCCGCCTTATGTGACTCCAGCCATTACCGACATGTCAGCATGGCGTACGGACGCGATAAACCGCATACGGCAATGGCGACAAGACATCCCCAAGCATCCCGAAGGCGATCGCATGGCTTACCTGAATGATCTCTGTGAGATCCGATACCACGAACTGATGATGCTTATCCTGCGCCCCAATCCCGTGTTCCAACAGCCCACGAAAGCGGCCATGGGCGAATGtttcagcagcgccatcgcgTGCAGCAAGCTCTACGCGAAGCTCCATAACGAGAACCAGCTGCGCTATGGATGGCTTACTGTCCACTCATTATTCCTCTGTATCATGACAATCTTCTACTGCGTCTGGACACCGGATAGCATTGCCGAACAGGTCAACTTTGACTGCCTGACTCAGTCTCTAAAGGCGGCGTCGGATGTTCTGAGTGCAACTGGAGAGTACTGGCCCGAGGCAAAGCGGAGCCGCGATGTCTTGGATCGAATCTTCTCCGCAACCATGAGACGGTTTTCCCCGCGGCAAGAGTTTCCAAAGGGGGTTCCGCTGCTCTCCTCTTCGGATTCTCAACCTGGCAGCGTTGCGCCATCAACGAGCATGACTGACGGCACCAGCGCCTCGTCTCAATCCGGCAATAGCCCATATGGGGATGCACTTCTCTCTACGGTAGAGGGATTTGTCACTTCGGCGCCTGCGGATGCAATTCTTGGTCCAGGAGAAGGGCTGCTGCCTCCAGGCGAACCAGCGCTGGGCTCGCAGCCGCTCTCTTTGGCGGATCTTCCAGACATGGTGGCCGAGTTCCCTGCTTATCCGACCACGACGCTGGATTCGTTCATGTCGACGGACTGGCTGTCGTACTTTATGAATGCGGAAGACTTTGGGGGCATGGGCATGATGGATGATAGTTTTGGAGGTTTGGGTGGGTTGGATTTAGTAACGGATGTGTCTGGATGGTATCAAGGGAATAATATGGGCGTGATGCAATGA
- a CDS encoding uncharacterized protein (EggNog:ENOG41), with the protein MTVDKEVIVSKPRGKKSCLNCKNRKIACDRLMPACSSCKRRKKICSGYDYNLSWPRSGDERRAATANVRHQRYQTDTFAFLNTSSWDVMLYYENFDAKSQSNRVGVWTPPSPARSPKLPRFGTGRSPIYDTEISSAVRLITSRGDLRQDVCGLLRRMSLTDDGVSSLAVRYAMNAISYLYLKNPDEATLHQMRAVAALQGAIDRIKDPRCRAQAIAASLLLSLYEVLCPSGKTTVWSVHFDGCMTIVKSSYQGRREIEGEHAVLLDWVFYHSVLYKFSLQHWKQRTPQMAAIAQRDMLIANIVSYDHFGTIHSTLGCSLELLEFLSQAIDLANSRGDSAVLSKRRLHAIYDLESKIRDINQHPCVGIDREDYHVRGSRKRYITIARMYQLAVLIYLDRVVRGSVADSRLSRTSAEEAFSLLRDLGLCERPFIMVMLALQAEGDSDRLLVLSALENAINERPLSNLTSTEHIIRSIWTQQDLQGNEQTDASAMLNTIISSYDIPPSFT; encoded by the exons ATGACGGTCGACAAAGAAGTCATAGTTTCCAAGCCTAGAGGGAAGAAATCATGCCTCAACTGCAAAA ACCGCAAGATTGCTTGTGACAGGCTGATGCCGGCATGTTCCTCGTGCAAAAGACGAAAGAAGATATGCTCTGGCTACGACTACAATCTATCATGGCCACGTTCCGGCGACGAGCGACGAGCTGCCACGGCGAATGTTCGACATCAGAGATACCAGACCGACACTTTTGCATTCTTGAACACCTCCAGCTGGGACGTGATGCTTTACTATGAGAACTTTGATGCAAAATCCCAAT CAAACAGAGTTGGTGTCTGgacaccaccatcaccagccCGCTCACCGAAGCTCCCGCGATTCGGGACTGGCAGATCTCCCATAT ACGATACTGAGATATCATCTGCTGTTCGACTAATCACCTCTCGAGGGGATCTCCGACAGGACGTATGTGGCCTTCTACGCCGCATGTCGCTCACGGACGATGGCGTTTCGTCTCTTGCTGTTCGCTACGCTATGAACGCCATTTCGTATCTCTATCTGAAAAATCCAGATGAAGCAACGCTGCATCAAATGCGTGCTGTTGCGGCGTTGCAAGGCGCTATTGATCGGATTAAAGATCCCCGGTGTAGAGCTCAAGCTATTGCTGCAAGCTTGCTCCTGAGTCTGTACGAG GTACTCTGTCCAAGTGGCAAGACGACCGTCTGGTCCGTACATTTTGATGGCTGCATGACCATTGTCAAGTCAAGCTATCAAGGCCGCCGAGAGATTGAAGGGGAACACGCAGTTCTCTTGGACTGGGTGTTTTACCACAGCGTGCTCTATAAATTCAGCCTGCAACATTGGAAGCAACGAACTCCACAAATGGCAGCGATTGCACAGCGAGACATGCTGATTGCTAATATTGTTTCTTACGATCATTTCGGCACA ATTCACAGCACCCTAGGCTGCTCTCTCGAGCTTCTGGAATTCCTCAGCCAGGCTATCGATCTTGCAAACAGCCGAGGTGATTCGGCAGTTCTATCGAAACGCCGCTTACATGCAATCTACGATCTCGAAAGTAAGATTAGAGACATCAACCAACATCCATGCGTTGGAATCGACCGAGAAGATTACCACGTCAGGGGAAGCAGGAAGCGCTACATCACCATCGCTCGCATGTACCAACTTGCGGTCCTCATTTACCTTGATCGAGTGGTTCGCGGATCGGTTGCCGACTCCAGGCTGTCACGCACCAGCGCCGAAGAAGCCTTTTCTCTGTTGCGCGACCTTGGATTATGCGAAAGACCGTTTATAATGGTCATGTTGGCTCTGCAAGCAGAGGGCGACAGCGACCGTCTACTGGTTCTTTCTGCGCTGGAAAACGCCATCAATGAGAGGCCACTAAGTAATCTGACTTCCACGGAGCATATCATACGAAGCATCTGGACCCAACAAGACCTCCAAGGCAATGAGCAAACGGATGCATCAGCCATGCTAAACACCATCATCAGCTCTTATGATATACCTCCTTCTTTCACTTGA